From Gemmatimonadota bacterium, the proteins below share one genomic window:
- a CDS encoding FAD-dependent oxidoreductase, translating to MSYDAIVIGGGVVGISAAYHLVCDGAKTLLVDRRDAGRATDAGAGILSPATNTRDPDPWLRLAAFASVYYPQLVDNLQAEQDGETGFATCGMMLVAVSYDEIESFAIARQHIFNRRDQRGEPAEEDLYEISSDEARRRFPTLGDVRGAIFYRDAARVDGRLLAAALHRAAEAKGLVVKHAGVEQLLIQDDAVTGVITDGETVSAGKVVIAGGAWSQAFGDQLGVHIPVEPQRGQIIHLGLGDTDTSSWPIISAVRGHYMVPWPDGRVVVGATRETGSGFEARTTAAGVLEVLAEALRVAPGLAQAEVREIRVGLRPYTEDHLPVLGSVPNIRNIYLATGHGPTGLQLGPYSGKLIADLVLGKDLETEIDAYQITRFL from the coding sequence ATGAGTTATGACGCTATTGTTATCGGCGGTGGTGTTGTCGGGATTTCTGCCGCGTATCATCTGGTGTGCGACGGGGCAAAGACCTTGCTCGTTGATCGGAGGGATGCAGGCCGCGCTACGGATGCAGGTGCGGGTATTCTTTCGCCTGCTACCAATACCCGCGATCCAGATCCCTGGCTGCGGCTTGCTGCGTTTGCTTCCGTATATTATCCACAATTGGTGGATAATTTGCAGGCGGAACAGGATGGAGAGACGGGTTTTGCAACTTGTGGGATGATGCTCGTCGCTGTTTCTTATGATGAGATAGAGTCTTTTGCTATTGCGCGACAACATATTTTTAACCGCCGGGATCAACGCGGTGAACCGGCTGAGGAAGATTTGTACGAGATTTCTTCGGATGAAGCGCGCAGACGCTTTCCCACTCTGGGAGATGTGCGCGGTGCGATTTTCTACCGCGATGCCGCCCGCGTGGATGGTCGGCTTCTGGCGGCTGCCCTGCACCGGGCTGCGGAAGCGAAGGGGCTTGTGGTTAAGCACGCGGGAGTTGAACAGCTTTTGATCCAGGATGATGCGGTTACGGGTGTTATTACAGATGGAGAAACTGTCTCTGCTGGTAAGGTTGTTATCGCGGGTGGGGCGTGGTCACAGGCATTTGGGGATCAGCTTGGCGTTCATATTCCGGTTGAACCGCAGCGCGGTCAGATTATTCATCTGGGTCTGGGCGATACGGATACGTCGTCATGGCCCATTATCAGTGCTGTGCGCGGTCACTATATGGTTCCCTGGCCGGATGGCCGCGTGGTTGTAGGTGCTACGCGGGAGACGGGATCCGGTTTTGAGGCGCGCACGACTGCCGCGGGGGTGCTCGAGGTTCTGGCAGAAGCCCTGCGGGTGGCGCCGGGTCTGGCGCAGGCAGAGGTTCGGGAGATTCGGGTTGGGCTGCGTCCGTACACGGAGGATCATTTGCCGGTGCTGGGGAGCGTTCCAAATATTCGAAATATTTATCTCGCTACCGGGCACGGTCCCACGGGCTTGCAACTCGGTCCTTATAGCGGGAAACTCATCGCGGATCTGGTTCTGGGGAAAGATCTCGAGACAGAGATTGATGCGTATCAAATTACGCGATTTTTATAG
- a CDS encoding ATP-binding protein yields the protein MSLSETTAVAERVMVSETTAVAEAVIIPPNLAVRAMRDSGYRNTASALAELIDNSVQADASDVEVICIEESKLIKKRHSRRIKSIGVLDNGSGMTPDILQIALQFGNGTHLYDRKGIGRFGMGLPNSSISQCRRVEVWTWQNGPDNAVYTYLDVDEIEEGSLTMVPAPKVQSLPAEWRDRSEIVDTTGTLVLWSHFDPHRLTWRGAKATLDNTEKLVGRMYRKFIDRGQLTIRLLALENEMPTINEYVKINDPLYLMNNTSTPPPFDKEPMFQKWGEDDEVFHIDYGNKKHIVTVRMSWAREETIPEIGDRGSKPYGKHAAKNLGVSIVRAGRELALDSSWTNSYNPTERWWGVEVEFPPALDEVFGVTNNKQSATIFEGMSQFNWRTEAESGESSVSEFIDRIQSESDPRALLIPIVEHIRQQIGQVRTRLDKQTEGRRTAKKERHDTPTVADVATNKVRERVKQGYETGYDKEEFKEKDRDEFEKNLITDKHYSKNAAQEIANAVLSRKRKIEFLTKDLRSYAFFDVEHHHGGLTAIVFNTNHPFYSKLMETLHPNIGDETDAKLIDRINQAADTLNLLFAAWARYETEETRDQIKLFEMRQEWGKMAQVFLTEPKEDE from the coding sequence ATGAGCCTATCTGAAACAACCGCAGTAGCTGAAAGAGTGATGGTCTCTGAAACAACCGCAGTAGCTGAAGCAGTGATTATACCGCCAAATTTAGCAGTGCGAGCTATGCGTGACAGCGGCTATCGGAACACTGCTTCCGCCCTAGCCGAATTGATTGATAATTCGGTTCAGGCAGATGCTAGCGATGTAGAAGTTATTTGCATTGAGGAAAGCAAGTTAATCAAAAAACGTCACAGCAGAAGAATCAAGTCTATTGGTGTCCTTGACAATGGCTCGGGTATGACGCCAGATATTCTTCAGATTGCGTTGCAATTTGGCAATGGAACCCATCTATATGATCGCAAAGGGATCGGACGATTCGGTATGGGATTACCCAACTCGTCTATCTCTCAGTGCCGCCGAGTCGAAGTCTGGACTTGGCAGAATGGTCCGGATAACGCGGTTTATACCTACCTTGATGTGGATGAGATTGAGGAGGGTAGTCTCACCATGGTGCCTGCCCCAAAGGTCCAATCTTTGCCAGCCGAGTGGCGAGATCGATCTGAAATCGTCGATACTACCGGAACACTTGTCCTCTGGAGTCACTTTGATCCACACCGTCTTACTTGGCGAGGTGCAAAGGCAACACTCGACAATACTGAAAAACTCGTTGGTCGAATGTACCGAAAATTCATAGATAGAGGTCAGCTAACAATTCGGTTACTTGCTCTAGAGAATGAGATGCCGACAATTAACGAATATGTTAAAATTAACGATCCTCTTTATCTGATGAATAACACCTCTACGCCACCGCCATTTGACAAGGAGCCCATGTTTCAGAAATGGGGTGAAGATGATGAGGTTTTTCACATTGATTATGGTAATAAAAAGCACATTGTTACAGTCCGCATGAGTTGGGCACGCGAGGAAACGATTCCAGAAATTGGTGACCGTGGTAGCAAGCCTTATGGCAAACATGCAGCCAAGAATTTGGGAGTATCTATTGTTCGAGCTGGTCGTGAACTAGCCTTGGATAGCAGTTGGACCAACAGTTATAATCCGACTGAGCGTTGGTGGGGTGTGGAAGTAGAGTTCCCTCCGGCATTGGATGAAGTCTTCGGTGTCACAAACAACAAACAGAGTGCGACCATCTTTGAAGGAATGTCGCAGTTCAATTGGCGGACTGAGGCTGAATCCGGTGAATCCTCCGTTAGCGAGTTTATAGATCGCATTCAGTCTGAGAGCGATCCTCGAGCACTCCTAATACCCATCGTTGAGCACATTAGGCAACAAATTGGACAGGTACGAACCCGACTAGATAAACAAACCGAGGGTAGGCGTACTGCTAAAAAAGAGCGCCATGATACGCCTACGGTCGCAGATGTTGCAACTAACAAGGTCCGCGAGCGGGTCAAACAGGGGTACGAAACCGGCTATGACAAGGAGGAATTTAAAGAAAAAGATCGAGATGAGTTTGAGAAAAATCTCATCACTGACAAACACTATTCCAAAAATGCTGCTCAAGAGATCGCAAACGCGGTTCTGTCTCGCAAACGCAAGATAGAGTTCCTAACCAAGGACCTAAGAAGCTACGCCTTTTTTGATGTTGAGCATCATCATGGTGGATTGACAGCCATCGTGTTTAATACGAATCATCCATTCTATAGTAAGCTTATGGAAACCCTCCACCCTAATATTGGTGACGAGACAGACGCCAAACTGATAGATCGAATAAACCAAGCAGCCGACACTTTAAATTTGCTGTTTGCAGCTTGGGCACGCTACGAGACGGAAGAGACGCGAGACCAGATAAAACTGTTTGAAATGAGGCAAGAATGGGGAAAGATGGCGCAGGTCTTCCTGACAGAACCAAAAGAGGATGAGTAG
- a CDS encoding phospholipase D family protein — translation MGVVLPLGADLLNIIRSAKDSLFLAAPYIKITTLQKVVDEISSNSISLTCVTRWLPEDIAAGACDLEILDVIEGFPGGKLLVHPHLHAKYYRGDSRCLVGSANLTSRGLGWTTPANVELLLELPVDFDSLTQWETALLDAAIPATQELQENIRHEADRLLSNGALPHLPEIDQNNNAAAPASQWVPRCPTPEYLWDVYIGQGLDKMVTSAWEAAQKDLTVLSVPEGLTKNLFVSYITSIFKQMPIIAEIDGLASNGLSDSQAQMFLEDRLGEAAPYPIDRTWRVIKTWFTYFLQQTYRLEVEQEVLVKGQNISGLGKS, via the coding sequence ATGGGTGTAGTGTTACCTCTTGGGGCTGACCTTTTGAATATAATTCGTTCTGCCAAAGACAGTCTTTTTCTTGCAGCCCCTTACATAAAGATTACAACCCTTCAAAAAGTAGTTGATGAAATATCAAGTAACTCTATTTCCCTGACATGCGTAACACGTTGGCTGCCGGAAGACATAGCAGCAGGAGCTTGTGACTTAGAAATATTGGATGTAATTGAGGGATTTCCAGGTGGGAAACTTTTAGTTCATCCCCATCTACATGCGAAGTACTATCGGGGCGATAGTCGTTGCCTAGTAGGCTCAGCTAATCTCACAAGCCGCGGACTTGGATGGACAACGCCGGCAAATGTTGAGTTGCTACTCGAACTGCCAGTTGATTTTGATAGCCTCACGCAATGGGAAACAGCACTCCTTGATGCAGCAATTCCAGCTACACAGGAACTTCAGGAAAATATCAGACACGAGGCTGATCGTCTTCTCTCCAATGGTGCGCTACCTCACCTGCCAGAGATAGATCAAAATAATAACGCCGCCGCCCCCGCTTCACAATGGGTGCCTCGGTGTCCCACACCTGAGTATCTGTGGGATGTTTATATTGGCCAAGGACTGGATAAGATGGTCACTAGTGCTTGGGAAGCAGCCCAAAAAGACCTGACCGTCCTCTCAGTACCGGAAGGGCTAACAAAAAATTTATTTGTATCTTACATTACTAGCATCTTCAAACAAATGCCTATTATAGCGGAGATTGATGGTTTGGCATCCAATGGCCTGTCGGATAGCCAGGCACAGATGTTTTTGGAAGACCGACTCGGTGAGGCAGCACCGTACCCGATAGATAGGACTTGGCGCGTTATCAAGACTTGGTTCACTTACTTTTTGCAACAAACCTACCGCCTTGAAGTGGAGCAAGAAGTCCTTGTGAAAGGCCAAAATATTTCAGGTTTGGGCAAAAGCTGA
- a CDS encoding amidohydrolase family protein: MIVDTHVHIWEISDKYPVGPTAPTWNSYPDEPGTAEELLADMDAEGVDWTVLVQTSWSTWDNGYIADSVVRYPDRFVGHGLVDPQDPDNAEQVRYWVRERGLVGFRLHPMYYPDEKILLTEQNGPMWEEIAALDAVIQFHLRPEDADQVAAIARRCPNTVLILDHMGYPEIDRPLAKYQPVLDLARFDNVFFKLSDVAGRSQEAHPYEDVHPYIEAALGVFTAQRTVWGTGYPGYHRVKHKWPTLADELRLIREGLPFLTDGDIERILGGTAAEIWGLSG; the protein is encoded by the coding sequence ATGATTGTCGATACGCACGTTCACATTTGGGAAATTTCGGATAAGTATCCGGTTGGTCCTACTGCGCCGACGTGGAATAGCTATCCGGATGAGCCGGGTACTGCTGAGGAACTTTTGGCTGATATGGATGCCGAAGGGGTGGATTGGACTGTGCTTGTGCAAACGAGTTGGTCCACCTGGGATAATGGTTATATCGCGGACTCGGTTGTTCGGTATCCGGATCGGTTTGTCGGGCATGGTCTTGTTGATCCCCAGGATCCCGACAATGCCGAGCAGGTGCGCTACTGGGTTCGGGAGCGCGGTCTGGTTGGGTTTCGTTTGCATCCGATGTACTATCCCGATGAAAAGATTTTGCTTACGGAGCAGAATGGTCCGATGTGGGAAGAGATCGCGGCGCTCGACGCTGTTATCCAGTTTCATTTGCGGCCCGAGGATGCGGATCAGGTCGCTGCGATTGCGAGGCGGTGTCCGAATACTGTTCTTATTTTGGACCATATGGGATATCCAGAAATAGATCGTCCGCTTGCTAAATATCAGCCTGTTCTGGATCTGGCGCGTTTTGACAATGTGTTTTTTAAACTTTCGGATGTGGCTGGGCGTTCTCAAGAAGCTCATCCGTACGAAGATGTGCATCCCTATATTGAGGCGGCGCTGGGGGTTTTTACTGCTCAGCGTACAGTCTGGGGGACTGGTTATCCCGGGTATCACCGGGTCAAGCACAAGTGGCCCACGCTTGCTGATGAACTTCGCCTTATTCGCGAGGGGTTGCCCTTTCTGACGGATGGGGATATAGAACGCATTCTGGGCGGGACTGCGGCTGAGATATGGGGTCTGTCGGGATAA